In Montipora capricornis isolate CH-2021 chromosome 4, ASM3666992v2, whole genome shotgun sequence, a single genomic region encodes these proteins:
- the LOC138046668 gene encoding mediator of RNA polymerase II transcription subunit 16-like, with translation MDLIYNVVWSTTKPIKRNLCGKVLVAWSCRNLIAFSTGYRKLNPSEGQNSSPTTDQNSRSLISNAINILDPDSPWNVCCFNSGHKELIQSLTWDGTGSRLLSTDLVGICKLWTMKDHMVNDWECICTVDVGEGERLVAISWIDTGIKNLFTLHGDDPQHSVIPKKLGERFKTNKSKHPLVEIEGMRAKDGWVAISETGLICVTTIKPEIQITRKCLATVRARVAVADLAFTNMGKVIVVANDGESCSAVQFYRVSLSGIPDGCQILSDPLPCLFPHSHTEQDFAEYHVNNLQFMSKNSGEAILVCTTGKNGSCIKRWEMKKGKVQVHERFQQEIASHLHPYMTNYSVYEWTIIKTYKDPANIVSLCLPRLPTPKVDLSPTSNLLTYPASILLVQYDDDRLQLLTCDPSVDLSRLPKLTFTDVEKYAAHEAVDNFPLTRRHFLNIL, from the exons ATGGACTTGATTTACAACGTGGTTTGGTCCACAACGAAGCCTATTAAAAG AAATCTTTGTGGCAAAGTGCTTGTTGCTTGGTCCTGCCGGAACCTAATAGCCTTTAGTACCGGATATAGGAAGCTAAACCCTTCAGAAGGACAAAATTCCAGTCCCACAACTGATCAAAATTCGAG gtcaCTGATTTCGAATGCCATCAATATTTTGGATCCAGATTCACCATGGAATGTTTGTTG TTTCAATTCTGGTCACAAGGAATTGATTCAGAGTCTGACGTGGGATGGTACTGGATCAAGGCTCCTGTCTACTGATCTCGTTGGGATCTGCAAACTGTGGACAATGAAG GATCACATGGTAAATGACTGGGAATGCATTTGTACTGTTGATGTTGGTGAAGGAGAAAGATTGGTAGCAATCTCTTGGATTGATACTGGGATCAAG AACCTTTTTACCCTTCACGGCGATGATCCACAGCATTCAGTCATTCCCAAGAAGCTTGGAGAGCGCTTTAAGACCAATAAAAGCAAACATCCTTTGGTAGAGATTGAAGGGATGAGAGCCAAAGATGGATGGGTGGCCATCAGTGAAACAGGGCTT ATTTGTGTGACAACCATAAAACCAGAAATACAAATAACGAGAAAATGCTTGGCAACAGTGCGTGCAAGAGTTGCTGTGGCTGATCTCGCATTTACAAACA TGGGAAAAGTAATAGTTGTAGCAAATGATGGTGAATCATGCAGTGCTGTTCAGTTCTACAGAGTCTCCTTGTCTGGAATACCAG ATGGCTGTCAGATTTTGTCAGATCCTCTTCCCTGCCTGTTTCCTCATTCGCACACTGAACAAGACT TTGCTGAATATCATGTAAATAATCTccaatttatgtccaagaactCTGGTGAAGCAATTCTGGTATGCACAACAG GCAAAAATGGAAGTTGTATAAAACGTTGGGAAATGAAGAAAGGAAAGGTGCAGGTTCATGAGAGATTCCAACAGGAAATAGCATCACATCTCCATCCGTACATGACGAACTACAGTGTATAT GAATGGACCATCATCAAAACTTACAAAGATCCTGCCAACATCGTGTCCCTTTGTCTGCCAAGGCTACCGACACCCAAAGTGGACTTGTCACCGACCAGTAACCTGTTGACATATCCTGCATCAATACTTTTGGTACAATATGATGATGACAGACTTCAGTTATTAACTTG
- the LOC138046914 gene encoding RILP-like protein 1: MATDLTTADVYEEASLIGQDFEKIIERFGHDAVIDLMPKIIRVLERLELLVGHKDKARLEIDELKLENERLYLEIQREASQRRQLDEELYQVSATGETDNLKSMLLKLQEENQKLRLEYEGCANSQPATAYISAPGDAELMQKMKDAIDNQRDSIRSKNAEIQTLRNDLEAMEEQIQRLTTINESLRKTLSASQARVSTLAKEKAELQTELRSVNRTKHPSVLQVQENHEENIDDADLINSDHEEVVEVEDEKIQDKMDELSEKAVDVSKGVPPPKPPRLKNELDVEQNGGGLTSNESAVSDQDKEQTEDDLNHNGPDEKDEHGDWELIGEAPKAAFDTKQSIERKEKVEGNQLQTEMDKKNNKKDPNRPRYTKAEMLEVLIERNNLKEQVFALKDELRIYKPSYGDEDQPSPYSKHTTSPRRVSRKEESGISRIFSIFSHHRD, encoded by the exons ATGGCTACAGATCTAACAACCGCTGATGTTTATGAAGAAGCTTCTTTGATCGGACAAGACTTCGAGAAGATAATTGAGCGATTCGGGCATGATGCAGTCATTGACTTGATGCCAAAAATTATTCGCGTCCTTGAGCGACTAGAGCTGCTTGTTGGACATAAAGACAAGGCCAGATTGGAAATCGACGAACTGAAACTCGAAAACGAAAGACTTTATTTGGAGATTCAACGAGAAGCGAGCCAAAGACGGCAACTTGATGAG GAACTCTATCAGGTATCTGCAACTGGAGAGACAGACAACCTTAAATCCATGTTACTAAAACTACAAGAAGAAAATCAAAAGCTGAGATTGGAATATGAAGGCTGCGCAAACAGTCAACCAG CAACGGCCTACATCAGCGCTCCCGGTGACGCAGAGTTGATGCAGAAGATGAAGGATGCAATTGACAATCAGAGAGATTCAATAAGGAGCAAAAACGCAGAGATTCAAACCCTGAGAAACGACTTGGAAGCG ATGGAAGAACAAATTCAGAGACTTACTACCATCAACGAAAGTTTACGGAAAACTTTGAGTGCCAGTCAGGCACGCGTGAGCACTTTAGCCAAAGAGAAAGCCGAGCTACAGACTGAACTTCGCTCTGTTAATCGCACGAAACATCCGAGCGTGTTACAAGTACAGGAGAATCATGAGGAGAACATTGATGATGCAGATCTCATAAACAGCGACCATGAAGAAGTTGTGGAGGTCGAGGATGAGAAAATACAAGATAAGATGGATGAACTGTCCGAGAAGGCTGTGGATGTAAGTAAAGGAGTGCCCCCGCCCAAACCTCCGCgactcaaaaacgaacttgatGTCGAACAAAACGGCGGCGGTTTGACCAGCAACGAAAGCGCTGTTAGCGATCAAGACAAAgaacaaactgaagatgacttGAATCACAACGGTCCCGACGAAAAAGATGAGCATGGCGATTGGGAGTTAATTGGTGAAGCGCCAAAAGCAGCGTTTGACACAAAACAGTCAATAGAACGGAAAGAGAAAGTCGAAGGGAATCAACTCCAGACAGAGATGGAcaagaagaacaacaagaagGATCCGAATCGACCGCGCTACACCAAGGCCGAAATGCTAGAGGTTCTAATCGAAAggaacaatttgaaggaacaggTGTTCGCATTGAAAGACGAGCTTCGAATCTACAAGCCCAG ttACGGCGACGAGGATCAGCCAAGTCCATATTCAAAACATACAACCTCACCGAGGAGAGTTTCGAGAAAAGAAGAGTCGGGCATATCAAGAAT cTTTAGTATATTCAGCCACCACCGGGATTAA